A genomic segment from Drosophila miranda strain MSH22 chromosome 3, D.miranda_PacBio2.1, whole genome shotgun sequence encodes:
- the LOC117185691 gene encoding uncharacterized protein LOC117185691 isoform X6 has product MAGYRSLPLAPVSAGSMAAAAAAVPAQNVGHAGPTMAYAHHQSMTAMSSNNGIIYQSAVHASIHSLPSQHRSSTTHHHILATATATATAAAAAAAATAAAAMVSLPATAAAAAAQQHGTYGHQQQPHHPQQQQQQQQQQHQHLPQQSHQQQQQQQQHQQQLMSHQQHSALQQQQQQHHHLQQSHQQQQQLHQQQQQQQQQQHLSAVHHHHHHHHQQLSLHQNHLYFSGASLGHHHHHRQIFSHLQSALMPLSVNGEPIKLPDNLESLPRADSFPSQRHRWNTNEEIAAILISFDKHCEWQSKEVRTRPKSGSLLLYSRKKVRYRRDGYCWKKRKDGKTTREDHMKLKVQGTECIYGCYVHSAILPTFHRRCYWLLQNPDIVLVHYLNVPYPDDNKMAVIAPSITLWGDKKEWTKEELVSQLKPMLSTVNSDDDSDSGNDIEISTAETVESIVCQLMEKQRLSRQAALVKQLDCGCGDSGCADGKTCTHPVMRRTGGIIKSAVATSASEKRLNEGAFNSGTPNVVVASKLYSRWAERPRQRNDGMHLENPHAQFHNATQQLPQESAIKFQIIPPQQQQQQQQQQQTGHGDGSYQQQYRGANQMLAARSNLVMQQQQQQQQQYHQQQQQHLSLQRFVASQSQNSAHLNQHHHRLQIANTTITATARDPSTTVAAAASVASASAAGGGSVLNGMDTELIEIQSHMTANKITSSVSSNGNGSGSNPIASAKQLAAQTNNELNVVNNNDPSNNNFMYNQQQQQLNTSSNSNNTQQQQQHYYKLQQTSATPNSGQLQLQNQTQTQTPALVQPPVEAMCMSPEHRSGSSSSSNNNTASTSSAVNSHNTSPSTAIATTTSMAASISISTSTSGTSSTSSSLQSIIDGNQQQQITTTSTAATCDNLMSANALTELNGGSSSSSNNQATDGHNKSQSQSQSQPQTLSQNGCATFSASSDNSSQISASDESSSFRANNQNNSIHSIHSIHSSHSSSSNSSEDEPQAGNAAETLSFFNETLDLSHEDIQRTLIANMQPYNTAAGEAATTTIEPLATNGSHSSSNSNGKPQEVEKKPSVGQEVEAEPEEDDTDDVFANLDAFDMLVEFPELDLDDKQALNNTALEQGSYLGQSAAQTQQPRKIHNICDFSPEWSYTEGGVKVLVAGPWTSSNGAGAYTVLFDAQPVPTQMVQEGVLRCYCPAHEAGFVTLEVACGGFLVSNSVMFEYKLSLLADAPFDASSSNDCLYKFTLLNRLSTIDDKLQLKTEQEPTTDHTALYLEPNFEEKLVAYCHRLTKHAWSMPSTVASWSVGLRGMTLLHLAAALGYAKLVGAMLNWRAENPHIILETELDALSQDVYGFTPLAWSCVRGHVECSLLLYKWNHNALKIKTQGQQTALDLANLKGHKHLLAQIFRLEKERCRKPHLRGGLANLSMNLGVETEAEESQPQTYNSFDLEILQRKHDGVFLRPGAVHSNQSPPNNGSRYSKRSSIDSGINMDIRSKSGKSLARLHSNFEGHDSYALGVDSPLDTLTGTNCLLSPLRKMDFALCEVSTGESSPIHDKDIDGDDTSTSATDVTIGNDLALALADAVVGDSDAKVLTLAEHIIAAMPERIKNEADEMMVLGSPLTEPLTSESSALTDSFMDPLLDSLPNTHFDSDFNVDFHDHSYRYHDVSTPCSSLSPASSGPLQSPASYSILGTDPSVSSPSPPPSTKQLTEFLHASSLSQYPFEADFSKLTLTDTEQRELYEAAKCIQKAYRSYKGRQKLEEQNKERTAAIVIQNYYRRYKQYAYYRQMTNAALVIQHGYRSYRKNKRFKKSGLGQGMAGGSDHGSVSSNSQCLSSFYDHYKQDQQQLQQQHEMGSQPSTPKETSPSGPLKRTYSQSTQNQAARKIQQFMRQSRIKLQRERAEKEKLVHQRRAEYLQNLQYQGQQEILACLENNSSAQNSGSNTYTNSINNLQSNQ; this is encoded by the exons ATGGCCGGTTATCGCTCGTTGCCGCTGGCCCCCGTTTCGGCCGGCAGtatggcagcggcggcggccgCCGTTCCGGCCCAAAATGTGGGTCATGCCGGACCCACGATGGCCTATGCCCACCACCAGTCGATGACGGCCATGTCATCGAATAACGGTATTATCTATCAGTCGGCGGTGCACGCCTCCATACACAGCCTCCCGAGCCAGCATCGCTCATCCACCACGCATCATCACATTCTAGCCACGGCCACCGCCACAGCAAcggccgcagcagcagcagcggcagccacaGCCGCCGCAGCAATGGTGTCCCTGCcggcgacagcagcagcagcagcagcccagcAACATGGAACCTATggacaccagcagcagccacaccacccacaacagcagcagcagcagcaacaacagcagcatcagcatcttCCTCAGCAAtcccatcagcagcagcagcagcagcagcagcatcagcaacaacTGATGTCCCATCAGCAGCATTCCgcgttgcagcagcagcagcaacaacatcaccATCTACAGCAATCccatcagcaacagcaacagctccatcagcagcagcagcaacagcaacagcagcagcatctctCTGCCGtgcaccaccaccatcatcaccaccaccagcagctgTCGCTGCACCAGAACCACTTGTACTTCAGCGGTGCGAGTCTGGGGCACCATCACCACCATCGACAGATCTTCAGTCACCTGCAGAGCGCCCTAATGCCGCTCAGTGTCA ATGGCGAACCTATCAAACTACCCGACAATTTGGAGAGCCTGCCAAGAGCTGACAGTTTTCCATCACAGCGTCATCGTTGGAATACAAATGAG GAAATTGCTGCGATTCTTATCAGCTTTGACAAGCACTGCGAGTGGCAGTCCAAGGAGGTCCGAACCAG ACCCAAGAGCGGATCCCTGCTGCTGTACTCGCGGAAGAAGGTGCGCTATCGCCGCGACGGCTATTGCTGGAAGAAGCGCAAGGATGGCAAGACGACGCGCGAGGATCACATGAAACTGAAAGTACAAGGCACGGAG TGCATCTACGGCTGTTATGTACACTCGGCCATATTGCCCACGTTCCATCGCAGATGTTACTGGCTGTTGCAG AATCCGGACATTGTTTTGGTGCACTATCTGAATGTGCCGTATCCGGATGATAATAAAATGGCAGTAATTGCCCCCAGCATCACCCTGTGGGGCGACAAGAAGGAGTGGACCAAGGAGGAGCTGGTTAGCCAGCTCAAGCCGATGC TCTCCACAGTCAACTCCGATGATGACTCCGACTCGGGCAACGACATTGAGATATCG ACGGCCGAGACCGTGGAGTCGATTGTGTGCCAGCTGATGGAGAAGCAGCGCTTGTCCCGCCAGGCGGCCCTCGTCAAGCAGCTCGACTGCGGCTGCGGGGACTCGGGCTGTGCCGACGGCAAGACCTGCACGCATCCCGTGATGCGGCGCACGGGAGGCATCATCAAGTCCGCGGTGGCCACATCGGCCTCAGAGAAGCGACTCAACGAGGGGGCCTTCAACAGCGGCACGCCCAATGTGGTGGTGGCCAGCAAGCTATACTCCCGCTGGGCGGAGCGGCCGCGCCAGCGCAACGATGGCATGCACCTGGAAAACCCGCACGCACAGTTCCACAATGCCACGCAACAGCTGCCCCAGGAATCGGCCATCAAGTTTCAGATCATTCCTCctcaacagcaacagcagcagcaacagcaacagcagacgGGACATGGCGATGGCAGCTATCAGCAGCAATATCGTGGTGCCAATCAGATGCTGGCCGCAAGAAGCAATCTGGtgatgcagcagcaacagcaacagcagcagcaatatcaccagcaacagcagcaacactTGAGTCTGCAACGATTCGTGGCCAGTCAGAGCCAGAATTCGGCTCATTTGAATCAGCATCATCATCGCCTGCAAATTGCCAATACAACAatcacagccacagccagagatCCTTCCAcaacagtagcagcagcagcatcggtagcatcggcatcagcagcaggaggaggctcCGTCTTAAATGGAATGGATACGGAACTAATTGAAATCCAAAGCCACATGACTGCAAACAAAATCACTAGCTCCGTCAGCAGCAATGGAAATGGCAGCGGTAGCAATCCCATTGCCAGTGCCAAGCAATTAGCAGCTCAAACGAACAACGAATTAAATGTCGTAAATAATAACGACCCCAGCAACAATAACTTTATGTACAatcaacaacagcagcaactgaATACttccagcaacagcaacaacacacagcagcagcagcaacattaTTATAAATTGCAACAGACATCAGCAACCCCAAACAGTggccaactccaactccaaaaTCAAACCCAAACACAAACCCCAGCCCTTGTCCAACCCCCTGTTGAGGCCATGTGTATGTCACCTGAGCAtcgcagcggcagcagcagcagcagcaacaacaatacgGCCTCAACGTCTTCCGCTGTCAACAGTCATAACACCTCCCCCTCCACAGCCATAGCCACAACCACGTCCATGGCCGCATCTATATCTATATCCACATCTACGTCCGGCACATCGTCCACCTCGAGTTCCTTACAATCGATTATCGATGGcaatcagcagcaacaaattACAACGACATCGACGGCAGCAACTTGTGATAATTTAATGAGCGCCAATGCGCTCACTGAG CTGAATGgagggagcagcagcagcagcaacaatcaGGCCACAGATGGCCACAACAAGAGTCAATCCCAATCGCAGTCTCAGCCTCAAACTCTGAGCCAAAATGGTTGTGCAACATTCAGTGCTTCCAGTGATAATAGCAGCCAAATTAGCGCCAGCGACGAGAGCAGCAGCTTTCGGGCCAACAATCAGAACAACAGCATACACAGCATCCACAGCATccacagcagccacagcagcagcagtaacaGCAGCGAGGACGAGCCCCAGGCGGGCAATGCTGCCGAGACCCTGAGCTTCTTCAACGAAACCCTGGATCTATCCCATGAGGATATTCAACGTACACTGATAGCCAATATGCAGCCGTACAATACGGCTGCAGGCGAAGCAGCCACGACAACGATAGAACCTTTGGCAACAAACGGCAGCCAcagtagcagcaacagcaacggcaaaCCTCAAGAAGTGGAGAAGAAACCTTCAGTCGGCCAGGAAGTCGAAGCCGAACCTGAGGAGGATGACACAGACGATGTGTTTGCCAACCTGGATGCCTTCGATATGCTCGTGGAGTTCCCCGAGCTGGATCTGGATGATAAGCAGGCCCTGAACAACACGGCCTTGGAGCAGGGCTCCTATCTGGGACAGTCGGCCGCCCAAACGCAGCAGCCCCGCAAGATCCACAATATCTGCGACTTCAGTCCGGAGTGGTCCTACACCGAGGGCGGAGTCAAGGTACTTGTGGCCGGACCCTGGACGAGCAGCAATGGTGCTGGCGCCTACACGGTGCTCTTCGATGCCCAGCCCGTGCCCACGCAGATGGTGCAGGAGGGAGTGCTCCGTTGCTACTGTCCTGCCCACGAGGCGGGCTTTGTGACGCTAGAGGTGGCCTGCGGCGGCTTTCTCGTGTCCAATTCGGTCATGTTCGAGTACAAGCTGTCGCTGCTGGCCGATGCCCCGTTCGATGCGAGCAGCTCGAACGATTGCCTGTACAAATTCACGCTGCTCAATCGCCTCTCGACCATCGATGACAAGTTGCAGCTGAAGACGGAGCAGGAGCCGACG ACGGACCACACGGCTCTCTATCTGGAGCCGAACTTTGAGGAGAAGCTGGTCGCGTACTGCCACAGGCTGACGAAGCATGCCTGGAGCATGCCCAGCACAGTGGCCAGCTGGAGCGTGGGCCTGCGGGGCATGACGCTGCTGCATCTGGCCGCCGCCTTGGGCTATGCCAAGCTGGTGGGCGCCATGCTCAATTGGCGGGCGGAGAATCCACATATCATACTCGAAACGGAGCTGGACGCCCTCAGTCAGGATGTGTACGGTTTCACGCCGCTCGCCTGGTCCTGTGTGCGCGGCCATGTGGAGTGTTCCCTGCTGCTCTACAAGTGGAATCACAATGCACTGAAGATCAAGACGCAGGGCCAGCAAACGGCCCTGGATTTGGCCAACCTTAAGGGGCACAAACATCTCCTGGCCCAGATATTTCGACTGGAGAAGGAGCGCTGCCGCAAGCCGCACTTGCGCGGCGGCCTGGCCAATCTTTCAATGAACCTAGGCGTTGAAACGGAAGCGGAGGAGTCGCAGCCGCAGACCTACAACAGCTTTGACCTGGAGATACTCCAAAGAAAGCACGATGGCGTCTTCCTTAGACCTGGGGCAGTGCATAG CAATCAAAGTCCTcccaacaatggcagcaggTACTCTAAGCGCTCTTCCATAGACAGCGGCATCAACATGGACATACGCAGCAAGTCAGGCAAGTCCCTGGCCAGGCTGCACAG CAACTTTGAGGGGCACGACAGCTATGCATTGGGAGTGGATTCGCCGCTGGATACGCTGACTGGGACCAATTGCCTGCTCTCGCCGCTGCGTAAAATGGATTTCGCCCTGT GCGAGGTATCCACGGGCGAGTCGAGCCCCATACACGACAAAGACATCGATGGCGATGACACCTCGACGAGCGCCACCGATGTGACCATAGGCAATgacctggccctggccctggccgaTGCAGTTGTAG GGGACTCGGATGCCAAAGTGCTGACCCTGGCCGAACACATTATAGCAGCAATGCCAGAGCGCATCAAA AATGAAGCCGATGAAATGATGGTGCTGGGCAGCCCCTTGACTGAGCCACTGACCTCAGAGTCCTCGGCCCTGACAGACAGCTTTATGGATCCCCTGCTGGACTCGCTGCCCAATACGCATTTCGACAGCGACTTCAACGTCGACTTCCACGACCACAGCTATCGGTACCACGATGTGAGCACTCCTTGCTCCAGCCTGAGTCCCGCCAGCTCGGGGCCGCTGCAGTCGCCGGCCAGCTACTCCATACTGGGCACAGATCCGTCTGTCAGCTCGCCCAGTCCGCCGCCGTCGACCAAGCAGCTGACCGAGTTCCTGCACGCCTCCAGCCTGTCGCAGTATCCGTTCGAGGCGGACTTCTCCAAGCTGACGCTGACCGACACGGAGCAGCGGGAGCTGTACGAGGCGGCCAAGTGCATACAGAAGGCCTACCGCTCGTACAAGGGCCGGCAGAAGCTCGAGGAGCAGAATAAAGAGCGCACTGCCGCCATTGTCATCCAGAACTATTACAGGCGGTACAAGCAGTACGCCTATTACAGGCAGATGACCAACGCCGCCCTGGTCATCCAGCATGGCTATCGTTCCTATCGAAAGAACAAACGCTTCAAGAAGAGCGGCCTGGGCCAGGGCATGGCAGGGGGCAGCGATCACGGCAGCGTCAGCAGCAACTCTCAGTGCCTGTCCAGCTTCTACGACCACTACAAGCAGgatcagcagcagctgcagcagcagcatgagATGGGCTCGCAGCCGAGCACGCCCAAGGAAACCAGTCCCTCGGGTCCTTTGAA ACGAACCTACTCGCAGTCCACCCAGAATCAAGCTGCCAGGAAGATCCAACAGTTCATGAGACAATCACGCATCAA actACAGAGAGAGCGAGCCGAAAAAGAGAAGCTGGTGCACCAACGCAGGGCGGAATACCTTCAAAACTTGCAGTATCAAGGGCAGCAGGAAATCTTGGCTTGCCTAGAAAATAA CAGCTCTGCCCAGAACAGTGGCAGCAACACCTATACGAACAGCATCAACAATCTACAATCCAATCAGTGA